A region from the Dinoroseobacter shibae DFL 12 = DSM 16493 genome encodes:
- a CDS encoding VPLPA-CTERM sorting domain-containing protein, whose protein sequence is MADSIDPATFSAELAVGESVTIRKTVTVSNAPPTAAKIDVHFLFDTSGSMGDEIVAAQAAADDLLAELAAFGDVASSVGVYAENARLAPAGAVPGRVINSALTTDVVAGSAAINAVTLNDPDFGDDFPENGTTAAELVAENVEWRDGSTRFVFMFGDAGFKTSDAGEVDFGMDFDDFDNFDGNPISTVADAVSALDAEGIELFGLSYSSSFTAAIEALGGEAFASTLDPADIVDDITSGIIAGFSEYGTVTVDDLGGGDPLISVSTVCVSADSGACVGSDAVGMFDRSVERSFEFDVTFTRDAEGLAEFETFALVDGGIVATEKDTFTEPSAIPLPAGAWLMLAGLGGLAATRRRKKAA, encoded by the coding sequence ATGGCCGACAGCATTGATCCGGCGACCTTCAGCGCCGAGCTGGCCGTGGGCGAGTCGGTAACCATTCGCAAAACCGTGACTGTGTCTAACGCCCCGCCGACAGCCGCAAAAATTGACGTTCACTTTCTTTTTGACACGTCCGGCAGCATGGGCGACGAAATCGTCGCAGCGCAAGCCGCAGCCGATGATCTGCTTGCCGAACTCGCAGCCTTCGGCGATGTGGCCTCCAGCGTCGGCGTCTATGCCGAGAATGCACGCCTCGCTCCGGCAGGCGCCGTGCCCGGTCGTGTGATCAACTCCGCGCTGACCACCGACGTGGTGGCTGGCTCTGCGGCAATTAATGCCGTCACGCTGAACGATCCGGATTTCGGTGACGATTTCCCAGAAAACGGCACGACAGCTGCGGAGCTCGTGGCGGAAAACGTCGAGTGGCGCGATGGCTCCACCCGCTTCGTCTTCATGTTCGGCGATGCAGGCTTCAAGACCAGCGATGCGGGCGAAGTCGATTTCGGAATGGACTTCGACGATTTCGACAATTTTGATGGCAACCCGATCTCGACCGTTGCCGACGCGGTGAGCGCGCTGGACGCCGAAGGCATCGAGCTTTTCGGTCTGTCCTATAGCAGCAGCTTCACCGCGGCCATCGAGGCCCTCGGCGGCGAAGCCTTCGCAAGCACGCTCGACCCGGCCGACATCGTGGACGACATCACGTCCGGGATCATTGCGGGCTTCTCCGAGTACGGCACGGTGACCGTCGATGATCTGGGCGGTGGCGATCCGCTGATCTCTGTCAGCACCGTCTGTGTGTCCGCAGATAGCGGCGCGTGCGTCGGGTCCGACGCCGTTGGTATGTTCGACCGTTCGGTCGAGCGCTCCTTCGAATTCGACGTGACCTTCACCCGCGATGCCGAAGGCCTTGCCGAGTTCGAAACCTTCGCTCTGGTCGACGGTGGCATTGTGGCAACGGAGAAGGACACCTTCACCGAGCCGAGCGCGATTCCGCTGCCTGCCGGTGCATGGCTGATGCTGGCCGGTCTGGGTGGCCTTGCCGCCACGCGCCGCCGCAAGAAAGCTGCCTGA
- a CDS encoding DEAD/DEAH box helicase produces the protein MTKFSDLNLDPKVLKAISEAGYDTPTPIQAEAIPPALEGRDVLGIAQTGTGKTASFTLPMITMLRKGRARARMPRSLVLAPTRELAAQVAENFDIYAKHTKLTKALLIGGVSFKEQDLLIDKGVDVLIATPGRLLDHFERGKLILTDVKVMVVDEADRMLDMGFIPDIEKIFQLTPFTRQTLFFSATMAPEIERITNTFLSNPARVEVARQSTTSETITQGLVQFKPSRRDRATAFKEKREMLRALIEREGDGCRNAIIFCNRKMDVDVVAKSLIKHGYDAAPIHGDLEQSQRTKTLDQFRDGTLKFLVASDVAARGLDIPNVSHVFNFDVPSHAEDYVHRIGRTGRAGRKGTTLMLAVPADDKLLAAIEDLVKLEIPRIEAPGISAPQGGRSKDEERPEPEKRERRSRRRTKPEPAKANAPAQAPVAAQAETAVAEAEEAPIPDAVLPAARKTETPQRGRKGRARDTGPKQVGLGDHVPDFLLRSFSERSTT, from the coding sequence ATGACAAAATTTTCCGACCTGAACCTCGATCCGAAGGTTCTCAAAGCCATATCCGAAGCCGGGTACGACACCCCCACCCCGATCCAGGCCGAGGCGATCCCGCCCGCCCTGGAAGGCCGCGACGTTCTGGGGATCGCCCAGACCGGGACCGGCAAGACGGCGAGCTTCACGCTGCCGATGATCACGATGCTGCGCAAGGGCCGCGCCCGGGCGCGGATGCCGCGGAGCCTGGTTCTGGCGCCTACGCGCGAACTGGCCGCGCAGGTGGCAGAGAATTTCGACATCTATGCCAAGCACACCAAGCTGACCAAGGCGCTGCTGATCGGCGGCGTGTCGTTCAAGGAACAGGACCTGCTGATCGACAAGGGGGTCGATGTTCTGATCGCCACGCCGGGTCGGCTGCTGGATCATTTCGAGCGCGGCAAGCTGATCCTGACGGATGTGAAGGTGATGGTGGTCGACGAGGCCGACCGGATGCTGGACATGGGGTTCATCCCCGATATCGAGAAGATCTTTCAGCTGACGCCGTTCACCCGCCAGACTCTGTTCTTCTCGGCCACCATGGCGCCGGAGATCGAGCGGATCACCAACACCTTCCTCAGCAACCCCGCGCGGGTCGAGGTGGCGCGGCAATCCACGACCTCGGAGACGATCACCCAGGGTCTGGTGCAGTTCAAACCGTCCCGCCGGGACCGGGCGACCGCCTTCAAGGAGAAGCGCGAGATGCTGCGGGCGCTGATCGAGCGGGAGGGCGATGGGTGCCGGAACGCGATCATCTTCTGCAACCGCAAGATGGATGTGGACGTGGTGGCGAAGTCGCTGATCAAGCATGGCTATGACGCCGCCCCGATCCATGGCGACCTGGAGCAGAGCCAGCGGACCAAGACCCTGGACCAGTTCCGCGACGGGACGCTGAAATTCCTTGTGGCCTCGGACGTGGCGGCGCGCGGGCTGGATATTCCGAACGTGAGCCATGTGTTCAATTTCGACGTGCCCAGCCACGCGGAGGATTATGTCCACCGGATCGGGCGCACGGGGCGCGCCGGGCGCAAGGGCACAACGCTGATGCTGGCGGTGCCGGCGGATGACAAGCTGCTGGCGGCGATCGAGGACCTGGTGAAGCTGGAGATCCCGCGGATCGAGGCGCCGGGGATTTCGGCCCCGCAGGGCGGCCGGTCCAAGGACGAAGAGCGCCCGGAGCCCGAGAAGCGGGAGCGGCGCAGCCGCAGGCGGACCAAGCCGGAGCCCGCGAAGGCCAACGCGCCCGCGCAGGCCCCCGTGGCGGCCCAGGCGGAGACCGCCGTGGCGGAGGCCGAGGAGGCACCGATCCCGGACGCGGTGCTGCCCGCGGCCCGCAAGACCGAGACGCCGCAGCGCGGACGCAAGGGGCGCGCGCGCGACACCGGGCCCAAACAGGTGGGCCTGGGCGATCACGTGCCCGATTTCCTGCTGCGCAGCTTCTCGGAACGCTCCACGACCTGA
- a CDS encoding tetratricopeptide repeat protein — protein sequence MFGSWLSKVLFPITICTLIGGLSLQDAFARSLQIDDLTREREQSSILRSLQLDAFKDPELLQLFKDASSALREERYEDAEAAALSLTEKAPDAPQGWHMLGMARVKNGSTSGALHALDAAAARYKNNSDPLVIKGDVLRGLGRFDDAEAAYRRAVEINPDDLRGVEGLGAMLEAGGKADEAITVYQSALATNPSDIAFALNTARLQVALDDLSAARETLKRFEASNPENSQVKIALGRVEFLSGNNEAATAYFDQAIRIAPENSTQYLLKARAQLNATEFAAAEETLRGAREIFPDDPQVPFELASLYGVTRDYARAAEVFEAGAERWPDIMGFHSGLLRASYRLNDFDAALSAARVLSSQPGASAVDHIWHALVLERLERVDSAITSYDTALELDPTNWLAANNLANLLFDRAPDRALELARLAHRTASENISVNRTLAWAEFSAGNTEAALALYDSLTPEASDDPIQLFRHGQVLIEAEEAEAGRILIQKALALDAEFRGAEDARKLLAE from the coding sequence ATGTTCGGTTCCTGGCTTTCAAAGGTATTGTTTCCTATAACGATCTGCACGCTGATTGGTGGGCTTTCATTGCAGGATGCCTTTGCCCGGTCATTACAGATTGACGATCTGACCAGGGAGCGGGAACAGAGTAGCATCCTGCGCAGTCTGCAACTTGACGCCTTCAAGGATCCGGAGCTTCTCCAACTTTTCAAAGACGCCTCCAGCGCCTTGCGGGAGGAGCGGTACGAGGACGCAGAGGCCGCAGCCCTCAGCCTGACAGAAAAGGCACCAGACGCGCCACAAGGCTGGCACATGTTGGGAATGGCCCGCGTGAAAAACGGGTCCACTTCCGGTGCGCTTCACGCCCTAGACGCCGCGGCAGCGCGTTACAAGAACAACTCGGACCCTTTGGTCATCAAGGGAGATGTGCTGCGCGGGCTGGGTCGGTTTGACGATGCCGAGGCCGCTTATCGTCGCGCCGTCGAGATTAATCCGGACGATCTGCGCGGGGTCGAGGGGCTTGGTGCGATGTTAGAGGCTGGGGGCAAAGCGGACGAAGCGATCACCGTCTATCAATCTGCTCTTGCAACGAACCCTTCGGATATCGCCTTCGCGTTGAATACCGCGCGCCTCCAGGTGGCACTGGACGATCTTTCCGCCGCACGGGAGACCCTAAAGAGGTTCGAGGCCTCAAATCCCGAAAACTCCCAGGTCAAAATTGCACTCGGGCGAGTTGAATTCCTTTCTGGAAACAATGAAGCCGCGACGGCCTATTTCGATCAGGCGATCCGCATCGCGCCCGAGAATTCGACCCAGTATCTGCTAAAGGCACGCGCCCAGCTGAATGCAACCGAGTTTGCAGCGGCAGAAGAAACATTGCGCGGCGCGCGTGAGATCTTTCCGGATGATCCGCAAGTGCCCTTTGAACTCGCCAGTCTGTACGGAGTCACGCGCGACTACGCCCGGGCTGCCGAAGTGTTCGAGGCAGGCGCCGAAAGGTGGCCTGATATCATGGGATTCCACTCTGGACTCCTCAGGGCCTCTTATCGCCTGAATGATTTTGATGCGGCCCTGTCCGCTGCAAGAGTGCTTTCAAGCCAGCCCGGCGCCTCTGCCGTCGACCACATCTGGCATGCACTCGTCCTCGAGAGGCTCGAGCGGGTCGATAGCGCGATCACCTCGTATGATACTGCACTGGAGCTTGATCCAACAAACTGGCTTGCCGCCAACAATCTGGCAAACCTTTTGTTTGACCGTGCCCCAGACAGGGCATTGGAGCTTGCACGGCTGGCTCATCGGACAGCGTCCGAAAACATCTCGGTAAACAGGACACTCGCCTGGGCAGAATTTTCCGCCGGCAACACCGAGGCCGCCCTCGCGCTCTACGACTCTCTGACGCCAGAAGCTTCCGATGATCCGATCCAACTCTTCCGGCACGGGCAGGTTCTGATTGAAGCCGAAGAGGCCGAAGCAGGCCGCATCCTCATCCAAAAAGCTCTTGCACTTGATGCTGAATTCAGGGGAGCAGAAGATGCTCGGAAGCTGCTCGCGGAATGA
- a CDS encoding ribonuclease J, whose product MMAERLIYLPLGGAGEIGMNAYVYGYGPEGRERYILVDLGVAFPDMDTTPGVDLITADVSWLAERADRLEAIFVTHAHEDHVGGVSLLHGRLKAPVYARAFTGNIARRKMEEKGLDPDEVRIVGAWPEVVEAGPFKVSYLPVSHSIPEAAGLVIDSPAGRVIHTGDFKLDPTPIVGEPFDPDLWREVSKDGVLALVCDSTNVFSPKPGRSEADVAPELKPLVAEAKGMVVATTFASNIARLRSLAEAGREAGRSVVLLGRAMKRMVTAGVESGVLTDFPPTIPPEAAGDIPRDNLMLIVTGSQGERRAASAQLARGKYLGFELTEGDLFVFSSKTIPGNEKGVARIMNALSEKGVDLVDDEGGRYHVSGHANRPDLLEIHKLVNPKMVVPMHGEHRHLRAHARLAEAQGRRGILAPNGAMVVLSGNKPGVVEHVETGRTYLDGSLLVGAFDGVVRDRIKMALNGHVVVAVIIDEGDDPIEDAWAELRGLPEIGQSKADMQELVEYEVGQVLTRANRKTLDDDGRLEEAVTRAVRQVCVTELGRRPEVSVLISRLMAE is encoded by the coding sequence ATGATGGCAGAGCGGTTGATCTATCTTCCCCTGGGCGGCGCGGGGGAGATTGGCATGAATGCCTATGTCTACGGCTACGGTCCCGAGGGGCGCGAGCGGTATATCCTCGTCGATCTCGGCGTGGCGTTTCCGGACATGGACACCACCCCGGGCGTGGACCTGATCACGGCGGATGTGTCGTGGCTGGCCGAGCGCGCCGACCGGCTGGAGGCGATCTTCGTCACCCACGCCCACGAGGACCATGTGGGCGGCGTGAGCCTGCTGCATGGGCGGCTCAAGGCGCCGGTCTATGCGCGCGCCTTTACCGGCAACATCGCGCGCCGGAAGATGGAGGAAAAGGGCCTCGATCCCGACGAGGTGCGTATCGTCGGCGCCTGGCCGGAGGTGGTCGAGGCGGGACCCTTCAAGGTCTCCTACCTGCCGGTCTCCCATTCGATCCCCGAGGCCGCGGGCCTCGTGATCGACAGCCCGGCGGGCCGGGTGATCCATACCGGCGATTTCAAGCTCGACCCGACGCCCATCGTGGGCGAGCCCTTCGATCCCGACCTGTGGCGCGAGGTGTCGAAGGACGGGGTGCTGGCCCTGGTCTGCGACAGCACCAATGTCTTCTCGCCCAAGCCCGGCCGGTCCGAGGCCGATGTGGCACCCGAGCTGAAACCGCTGGTGGCCGAGGCCAAGGGCATGGTGGTGGCCACGACCTTCGCGTCGAACATCGCCCGCCTGCGCTCTCTGGCCGAGGCGGGCCGGGAGGCCGGGCGCTCCGTCGTCCTGCTGGGCCGCGCGATGAAGCGCATGGTCACCGCCGGGGTCGAAAGCGGCGTGCTGACGGATTTCCCGCCCACGATCCCGCCCGAGGCCGCGGGTGACATCCCGCGCGACAACCTGATGCTGATCGTCACCGGCAGCCAGGGGGAACGCCGCGCCGCCTCCGCGCAATTGGCGCGCGGCAAGTATCTCGGCTTCGAGCTGACCGAAGGCGATCTCTTCGTCTTTTCCTCCAAGACCATTCCCGGCAATGAAAAGGGCGTCGCCCGGATCATGAACGCGCTCAGCGAGAAGGGCGTGGACCTCGTGGATGACGAGGGCGGGCGCTACCATGTCTCGGGCCATGCCAACCGGCCCGACCTGCTGGAAATCCACAAGCTGGTGAACCCGAAGATGGTCGTGCCCATGCATGGCGAACACCGGCACCTGCGCGCCCATGCGCGCCTGGCCGAGGCCCAGGGCCGGCGCGGCATTCTCGCGCCCAATGGCGCCATGGTCGTGCTCAGTGGCAACAAGCCCGGCGTGGTGGAGCATGTCGAGACGGGCCGCACCTATCTCGACGGCTCGCTGCTGGTGGGGGCGTTCGACGGCGTGGTGCGCGACCGGATCAAGATGGCGCTCAACGGCCATGTGGTCGTGGCGGTGATCATCGACGAGGGCGACGACCCGATCGAAGACGCCTGGGCCGAACTGCGCGGCCTGCCCGAGATCGGCCAGAGCAAGGCCGATATGCAGGAGCTGGTGGAATACGAGGTGGGCCAGGTGTTGACCCGTGCCAACCGCAAGACGCTCGACGATGACGGGCGGCTGGAAGAGGCCGTGACCCGCGCCGTGCGCCAGGTCTGCGTGACCGAACTGGGCCGCCGACCGGAAGTCAGCGTCCTGATCTCACGTCTGATGGCCGAGTAG